The DNA window ggcttcGACCACGATACGTCCGAATCCCATTCGGCGCGGCGAagcgcaagagtggcgcgcagcaatagaggacgtcataagaaacagcattcccgggtcgtccgtttccactgatacagagaGAAACGGACGGAGTCACTCTCTTCCACACAATCTGCGCAATCTGCGATTTGTTTATCTTTAAACTTCCTTGTAGTGTTTGTTTTCCTCGCGAATCACAATCTTTACTATTTTAAGTCCACGATACTTTGAGACCTTCCGAGAAACGAAAATTTAAGACTCAGAGGTGGATGTTGCGTCGATTTCTGTCTTGAGCTTCTCAACTATTGCACGGCGAGTCGCAAGCACGTCATCAGCACCAGCTATGCTACCTCGCATAAGGCCTCGAACTGCTTTCGCTGTCCGAGGTCGTTCTTGAGCTGCCCGTTGGCTTACTTCCTGGAAAGAAAACGAGTAGCGAGCAATTCCGACTTATCTATAGAAGAGAATAGAATTGTTTGTATACGTTCATGTGCTTCTCCCTTTCAGAAGCTTTCATGGCAAGAAGTCGATCTCTTTGCATTCGTAAGTACTCCTCTCGACTTCGAATGGTTGCAGAATTGAGGCGGAATGGCTCTTGTAAGAGAGCCTGTAAATGTATATGAAAAACCAAATGAAAGTGTATGTAAAAGAATCATTTGTTCTCAATATAGATCTGCCTGAAAGGTAACTTAATTGTTAATATTTTAACATTCTACCCACACCTatattcttttctaatttaacAAAGAAATTGGATTATTTTGTTGCTCATTCCTACTGCTATTAGAATCAGCATCTATAGTTTAGTCTTTCAAAAGAATATCTGATGCATCATCTTTCTCAAGGTCCCCCTGTTCCACTACCTAAAACAAAGGTTTTTCGTATCGATCCACTTGTACTGCAAGTATTTTTACTACAAGCCTAATCTGACGACTTCGGGATACGAGGaatttaatatttgttttgcATAATCTAACTGCCTTTGTACTCAAATCTGTACAAATTAGCAGAGACAAACAACTCGCAACGAAAGCCCTGTCGAAACACTTCAGTTTGTATTTTCTAAGATGAGTCATCTtcttccacggatctccctcactagagagatcacagccggttagtcgcgaggctacgtggcgcgtccccgggtggcggaggCCAATcgcagaccaaaagcgaccttgtgcttgcccagagacgcaggtgaaTTCATTGAATTGTTTCTGCTGAGAAAGGACTGACCACTGagaaaagcctgcaatcaagtgacggggaggtgcaagggaggcggtttggagacgcctccaacaaataagctctacATGTCCACTcagggagaacggaagtttaCCCAGAAACTCACGGGACTaaaggcttgcaacctgcccatgggtttaaaatttctatgcaaaacacagtaataaaaaagtctcctgattccggaggaaagcctggtacggtagcgccaggtaggttgcaggagtcatgtaggctaccgaaacggaaaaggactaggatggcgatctgtacttataacgcacgtacgcttgtatcggaagcggccatcgaagatctgatgatgcaagccaagaagatcaagtacgacgtcatcgaactgaccgagacgagacgacgtcaccctctcaacgccgtatatgaaactggagaagaactgttcttaggaacatgcgacagtagaggtgttggtggagttggcgtcctcgtcaacacgagtatggcaaagaacatcgactctttcaaacaacttacgacccgaatcggacgtctgcggatgagaagacgTGGTCCAACGCCATCTTtaactatcttcgtcgcttacgctccaacatcaagctacgaagaagaagaagtcgcaGCCTTCTAAgaggagaagttctaccgaagAAAACTATGCCTTCTACAAAGTCATAAGAAGAACGcgtgaggaacttcacatcgggacccacggtctacaatggaatgaccagggggagaggctctctgagttcatcatgacgaatAAGACCATCCAtaggaactcgcaattccagaagccctcctctctacgccagacgtgggagtcacccgatggaggataccgtaatgaaatagaccacatcatcgtcaataaaaggttctgcctgacggacgtcgctgttgcgccaaagttctatacgggatcggaccatcgcctccttcaaggaagattttccttcacaaggagagcagagaaagccgccaagttcagagggagaaatcccaggactatcatcagctgggatctcttcgctacgctagccggcttttgggaagattccgcaatggacaacatcgacgaggaatatgaccggctcgttgaacaccttcacgactgcgcaaagaaggctgagagttttaaaaccaccaaaagacgcctgtctcttgaaactcttgagctgatatgCCAGCgcggagcagcacgagccgcaggggaggctttgcagagaggcgataaaggaagaccttaaagagagaagagcagaagtgctggctgaagctgcagaggcggggagaagcatccgctatgctcgtcgagacttcgccagtcgcaagacgaggatgactgctctccggaacccgaagggaacaaccattgcatcgaaaagggggatggagaaaatcatctacgacttctactctgatctcttcggcagccatgtccacttgcttcctcaccatctgagggaaggcggacatgtcattccaaaggtTCTTCCGgtcgaaatacgacatgctattaTGTCGGTAacaaatcgtacggcacccggtcccgacagaataaaaccagaacaactgaagaaccttccgccagtactcatcaacaccctggcgaggatcTTCACACTTTATCTGTTGGAATGCAAGTTTATCTGTTGGAATGTTcgtaaacagtggaagaccagcaagaccgtgcttgttgtataaaaagggagatccatatgacatcggcaactatcgcccaatctgcttactgtccttcatctataagctctttacaagagtgatccttaataggattgaaaagtcttggatgaaggacactcatgcgagcaagcaggatttcgaaaaggattcagcacgattgaccacatccACACTGTTTCGAGACTCATCGAGGTGGCTCTGTCttaccttcatcgacttgaagaaggccttctactcagttgagacggaaacGGTCGTGGAAgtcttggacaaccaaggcgtccctactcagtacataaagatacttcgagagttgtacagtaacgtcactaccggaatttcgccattctacaagaattcatccatcattgacgtgaagagggggtccgacagggtgatacaatctcacccaaaatattcacagccaccctggagaatttcttcacgatgtttttcaaagaaaattatgatgctcttcgtgtcccacgcgaaggGAGGagccactgggctactctggcacgcgatcgggacaaatggaagaattactggcgcctgttcgaccagttcgaagatcaacgggagtcaaggtgatcaaggtgagtTATCTTAGGTTTGCGCTTATTGCTGAGTGGATTAAATCTTCGCACCCGAGGAGCAGCTAAATTACAGACTATCCCAACTTATTTATCCTAATACGACTTTCTCAGTCGCAAATGCAAGAACAACATTGTTTTCATGCAACAAAAACGTTACAATCAATGACAGTAGTCACCGTACAATTTGAAACCGATTGATGTGATGCGTCAGCGACATAGGCGGATGCGGAAGAAACGGACTATCTTCACTACACCGGTCAACGACACAATTTCTCCGATCACATAAGTTCACTATAGCGTTGTTGTCACATCGCCCACACCGGTTGTTCCATGACTTCTCTTCTCGGGAGGAAACGAAGAGCATCGCAATTTGCTTCAAAGGACTCTGTGAAGgcgtctgaccatcgggtcgagGGACTTCCTGCAGCGGATTTGATATCGCGTGGTACCCAGTCTCTCACGGCTTTGGTGCGACAAATGTCACTCAAACGCATCACACATCCATCCCACTTGATTTCACTTTTCGTTGAATGCGAACGATCGCAGGACTGAATTTCGAATCCCTCCTTTCACTTATATAAAGCGAGATACTCTTAGCATTACCCTTTCAACTCAGCACTACAATGCTGACCGCACTTTCTTCCGCCAAATTTTCGAAGCGAAGGTTAAGGAAGGAGGAATGATAAGTAGGTGATTATGGGACAGTATTATTGGCCTTTTTAACTACATCTTCTATAAACTCATTTACTTTTCAAGCCGCTCGTTCCCTTCTGCCCAACTCGGAAGTCAaatcgttcttcatgttcatttcgcAACTTGAATGTACTTAAC is part of the Necator americanus strain Aroian chromosome V, whole genome shotgun sequence genome and encodes:
- a CDS encoding hypothetical protein (NECATOR_CHRV.G19727.T3), encoding MGRLQAFSPALLQEPFRLNSATIRSREEYLRMQRDRLLAMKASEREKHMNEVSQRAAQERPRTAKAVRGLMRGSIAGADDVLATRRAIVEKLKTEIDATSTSES
- a CDS encoding hypothetical protein (NECATOR_CHRV.G19731.T1), which encodes MKDTHASKQDFEKDSARLTTSTLFRDSSRWLCLTFIDLKKAFYSVETETVVEVLDNQGVPTQYIKILRELYSNVTTGISPFYKNSSIIDVKRGSDRVIQSHPKYSQPPWRISSRCFSKKIMMLFVSHAKGGATGLLWHAIGTNGRITGACSTSSKINGSQGDQGELS
- a CDS encoding hypothetical protein (NECATOR_CHRV.G19730.T1) encodes the protein MTALRNPKGTTIASKRGMEKIIYDFYSDLFGSHVHLLPHHLREGGHVIPKVLPVEIRHAIMSVTNRTAPGPDRIKPEQLKNLPPVLINTLARIFTLYLLECKFICWNVRKQWKTSKTVLVV
- a CDS encoding hypothetical protein (NECATOR_CHRV.G19728.T1), with the translated sequence MAICTYNARTLVSEAAIEDLMMQAKKIKYDVIELTETRRRHPLNAVYETGEELFLGTCDSRGVGGVGVLVNTSMAKNIDSFKQLTTRIGRLRMRRRGPTPSLTIFVAYAPTSSYEEEEVAAF
- a CDS encoding hypothetical protein (NECATOR_CHRV.G19729.T1) — its product is MTNKTIHRNSQFQKPSSLRQTWESPDGGYRNEIDHIIVNKRFCLTDVAVAPKFYTGSDHRLLQGRFSFTRRAEKAAKFRGRNPRTIISWDLFATLAGFWEDSAMDNIDEEYDRLVEHLHDCAKKAESFKTTKRRLSLETLELICQRGAARAAGEALQRGDKGRP